The Myroides fluvii region TATCAATTGTTTTCATACTTGTATTGTTCTAAAATAAATTCTGATTAACGCAAATATAAATCTTTTTAAAATCCAAAGTGCGTTTATTTTGTATTATTCTATAGCTAAAAGATCTTTTTTAGATAGCATTTCGCAATTGTTTCTTTGACTACTAAGGGGTAACTACTACTTTTTCACGTCCCAGAAAAACACCTTCAATATTCTTGTTTTCTATATCTATTTTCATAAGTCTGTACGAATATCCCTTTTCATATTCCGAAATTCAACTATTTCACGGGGAATTAACAGCGGTAGACAATTCGAACATTCCACTACTAAAATTATGTTTCAAACAACAGTTCTCCCCCTATTTCATTTTAAAAAAGAGCGGAATAGCGTTATAGCCTTCCTAAATTTTTCTTTTTCTAGACTTCATTTTGAGCCAAAGAAATCCATTATATTTGCATTATGTTATTTTCAGAAATCGTTGGTCAAAACCACATCAAGAACCACTTGATACAAAGTGCTACATCAGGTCGAATTCCTCATGCTCAATTGTTTATTGGACAAGAAGGAACAGGAACATTGCCCATGGCTATTGCCTATGCGCAATACTTACTTTGTAAAAATACCGGAAGTGAAAACACGGGGGGAAACGAGAGCTGCAACATCAAATTCAATGCATTGATGCATCCAGATTTACACTTCGTTTATCCAGTGGCAACAACCAATGAAGTAAGTAAACATCCAACGAGTGATAAATTTGCAGAACCATGGAGAACCTTTTTGAAGGCTAATCCTTATGCTAGTCTTTTTGATTGGTACAACCACATTGATATTCAAAATAAACAAGGTCAAATTGGCGTAGATGAAGCGGGAGAAATTCTGAAAAAACTAGCGCTAAAATCGTATGAAGGGGGATATAAAATCATGATTATTTGGATGGCCGATAAGTTGAATACAGAGGCATCTAATAAAATTTTAAAGATTTTGGAAGAACCACCTGCCAAGACTATTTTTATTTTAATTGCCGAAAATGAGCAATCCATTCTACAAACCATTTTATCACGTTGTCAATTGTTGCGATTTAACACCCTAAATAACGTTGAAATTGAACAAGCGCTGATTACAAATCAAAATTGCGAAAAACAACAAGCGGCATTACTTGCCCGTCAAGCCCAGGGCAATTATAACAAAGCCCTTCAATTAATTTCCAATGCTGCTGACGCTGCGGATTTTGAGCAAAAATTTGTCACTTGGGTACGCGCTGCTTTTCGAGCGAAAGGCAATGCTGCAGTAATTAAAGATTTGATTGAATGGAGTGAAGATTTAGCAACCTTAGGAAGAGAACAACAAAAACAATTCTTAGCGTTTTGTATTGAACTATTTCGACAGGCACTTTTGTACAATTATCAATCGCCAAATTTGGTTTACTACCAAACGTCTGTAGATAAATTTAAGCTCGAAAACTTTGCTCCTTTTGTCAATGGGGCTAATATTGACGAGATTTTTGAAGAATTATCCAATGCCATTTACCACATAGAACGCAATGGCAATAGCAAAATGATTTTTACAGATTTATCAATCAAATTAACGCGTTTAATTCACAAAAAATAGCGAAACTATTCCGTTTCGCTATCGGGTATTGTACGTTGATACAACTTTAATTCTTCCCACGTAAATTCATCTTGGGAGGCATTTTTTATTTCTCCGAGTGACTTTCCTTCATTCGCTGTAAATACTTGCTGTAATCGCTCTATTTTACTTTGTTCTAACACCTCGTTTAACTGTATTTTACCATCGGCAATCAACTTAGCTAAATGAGAGAAAATCGTTGTAGCGGTCAACTTGCGCTCTTGCGCAATCGCATCCACGCGCATTCCCTCCATCCACAACTCATGCGTAATGGCAAAGGTGCTTTTCTTCTTCTCCTTTTTCTGCTTGTCTTTCGTCTTTAAATCCTCAATTAAATCATAATCATCTTGTAAATCCAAACGACTCGTGCGCAACAAAGTAGCAATATGGGTTAGGTGATTTATTCGATACTCCCCTACTTCTAAACTCCTTAGATTTTCTTTGGTTAAACGCTCTTTTTTAATGACCAAATCAACAATTTTCTTCGCTTTTTTCACATCCAAAACCGCTTTAATACTTTGGTCTTCTAAGGCTTCTAATTCTGTAAAAAAAGTTTTCATCTGCCGCTTTCCCCTCACTTGTGCCATGGTAAACAACAACTCGAAAACAACGTGATCTAATGTTGGAAAAAAATAAGCATAGGCTTTGTCAACGCGTTCTTTTACAAAACTGAGATCCACATTGGGTTGTTGAAAAAGGCGTCTCAATTGGATGACAAATTTATCCGCTAACACCACTAATTCTTCAAGGGTTTGCACAATTTTCAACGTCCAACTCTTAAATTCGCTCTTTTTACTGCGCTCTGCTTCTTCTTGATAAGAATACAAGTGATTTCTCCAATGCTGCGCTATAGTTTTCCAAGAAAAAGCTTCAATCAAACGCTCTTCCAAAAAAACCAATAGCTGTTTGTGTATTTCCTCTTCCAGTGTTTCTTTATCCGCCTTATTTTTGGCGTACTCCATCACATCGTAGTCATTTCGTAATCCATTCATTTGAATAGGCGATAAAAGAACCAACCCTTGCAGCGATTTCAATCGAGAGAGGGCCACATAGGCCTGACCAGGTAAAAACACCTTAGACACGTCTAAAATCGCTTTTTCAAAGGTTAATCCTTGGCTTTTGTGCACCGTAATCGCCCACGCTAATTTTAAAGGATAGTGCGTAAAGGTTCCCAAAAGTTCTTCTTCAATCTCTTTTGTATTTGCATTGACTTTATACCGGATATTTTGCCATTCATAACGTTCAACTTCAATCACTTCATTTTCTTCTGGAAATTTGACGTAGATTTCACTTGCACTCAATTTCTGTACGATTCCCATTTTGCCGTTGTAGTATTTCTTTTCAAATGACAAATCATTTTTGATAAAGATTACTTGTGCTCCTACTTTCAATTGCAATTGATTTTCGATGGGATAAATATTGGTAGGAAAATCCCCAACAACTTCAGCTTGAAAAGCATACGACTTCGCTTCTAACGCCTCCAAAGAATCCGAATTGATGCGATCTGCCTTGGCATTATGTGTCGTCAAAGTAATATACCCAGCCGTTTTATGCTGATCAAATGTCGGATTGACATATTGATTGAGCACTTGCAAATTTGCTGGAGTAATGGTATTATTTCTCAGGTTGTTCAAAATCTGAATAAAAGCATCATCTGATTGTCGATATACCTTGTCTAATTCAATATACAAGGGTGGATTCGTGCGGATTACGTTGGAGTGAAAAAAGTAAGATCCTTCATAATAACGACGTAGTACCTCCCACTCTTCGTTTTTCACTACCGGAGGCAATTGTAGTAAATCGCCGATAAACAGCAGTTGAACTCCACCAAAAGGTTTATTATTTCGACGAACTGTTTGCAACATAAAATCCATCGCATCTAATACATCAGCACGCAGCATACTTACTTCGTCTACAATCAGCAATTCTAAATTAACAAAGAGCGATCGACGTATGTTACTCATTCGAAAATGCTTTTTTATCGACACTCGATTTTCGAATTTTACGTATTCGCTAAAAATTGGAGGATTAACTAAATCGGGAATAAAGGCGGCCAAAGGAAAATGGAAAAAAGAATGTATCGTTACACCGCCCGCATTCAAAGCGGCAATACCAGTAGGCGCAACAATAACAGCATTTTTATGGGTACTATTGACAATTTCTTTCAACAACGTCGTCTTACCTGTACCGGCTTTTCCAGTTAAAAAAATGGATTGTTTAGTCTCATTGATAAACTGTAACACATAAGTGGCTTCTTTAGAAAAATTTTCCATTTTTTAAGGTAAGATAAAACTAAAATTGGTTTAAAAATAAAAATAGCCCTAAGAATACTTAGGACTATTTGAACAATATACGTAATTAAATATTCTTATTTTTCTTCTTTAACTGCTGGAGTAGCTTCTTTTTTTCCATCTACTGTACTTGCTGCCGCAGAACCTTGATATTTAGCATTTAATTCTTTGATAATAGCTTCTGTGATATTATATTCCTCTTTACCATAAATAACAGTAGAGGCCTCTTCAGTATTAAATACATAATCTAAATTCTTCTTTTTTGCATAATCAGCAATGTGAGATTTTACTTTCTTTACGATCGAATCCATCTCTTTTGTACTCTCCGCTTGTAGCTCTTGGAAAATTGTTTGTTGCTTTACTTGTAGCTGTTGCTCTCTGCGTTGTAACTCACCACTTTTTTGTTGAGCCCATGCTTGTCCTTTTTCAGCTGCATTCGTTTGAAAACTTTGAACTTCGCGTTGAAATTGTGCAATTTCTCCTTCGAAAGCTTTTCCTTTCTCTTCCGATTTTATTTTATATTTTGATTCAATATCTTTTACTTCTTGATATTCTGTCATTAATTTAGAAGAATCAATATACGCAGTTTTAAATTCTGTTGTAGCAGCA contains the following coding sequences:
- a CDS encoding DNA polymerase III subunit, which translates into the protein MLFSEIVGQNHIKNHLIQSATSGRIPHAQLFIGQEGTGTLPMAIAYAQYLLCKNTGSENTGGNESCNIKFNALMHPDLHFVYPVATTNEVSKHPTSDKFAEPWRTFLKANPYASLFDWYNHIDIQNKQGQIGVDEAGEILKKLALKSYEGGYKIMIIWMADKLNTEASNKILKILEEPPAKTIFILIAENEQSILQTILSRCQLLRFNTLNNVEIEQALITNQNCEKQQAALLARQAQGNYNKALQLISNAADAADFEQKFVTWVRAAFRAKGNAAVIKDLIEWSEDLATLGREQQKQFLAFCIELFRQALLYNYQSPNLVYYQTSVDKFKLENFAPFVNGANIDEIFEELSNAIYHIERNGNSKMIFTDLSIKLTRLIHKK
- a CDS encoding helix-turn-helix domain-containing protein — its product is MENFSKEATYVLQFINETKQSIFLTGKAGTGKTTLLKEIVNSTHKNAVIVAPTGIAALNAGGVTIHSFFHFPLAAFIPDLVNPPIFSEYVKFENRVSIKKHFRMSNIRRSLFVNLELLIVDEVSMLRADVLDAMDFMLQTVRRNNKPFGGVQLLFIGDLLQLPPVVKNEEWEVLRRYYEGSYFFHSNVIRTNPPLYIELDKVYRQSDDAFIQILNNLRNNTITPANLQVLNQYVNPTFDQHKTAGYITLTTHNAKADRINSDSLEALEAKSYAFQAEVVGDFPTNIYPIENQLQLKVGAQVIFIKNDLSFEKKYYNGKMGIVQKLSASEIYVKFPEENEVIEVERYEWQNIRYKVNANTKEIEEELLGTFTHYPLKLAWAITVHKSQGLTFEKAILDVSKVFLPGQAYVALSRLKSLQGLVLLSPIQMNGLRNDYDVMEYAKNKADKETLEEEIHKQLLVFLEERLIEAFSWKTIAQHWRNHLYSYQEEAERSKKSEFKSWTLKIVQTLEELVVLADKFVIQLRRLFQQPNVDLSFVKERVDKAYAYFFPTLDHVVFELLFTMAQVRGKRQMKTFFTELEALEDQSIKAVLDVKKAKKIVDLVIKKERLTKENLRSLEVGEYRINHLTHIATLLRTSRLDLQDDYDLIEDLKTKDKQKKEKKKSTFAITHELWMEGMRVDAIAQERKLTATTIFSHLAKLIADGKIQLNEVLEQSKIERLQQVFTANEGKSLGEIKNASQDEFTWEELKLYQRTIPDSETE
- a CDS encoding OmpH family outer membrane protein, which translates into the protein MKKGIFVLGLAGLLFSCNNNSNTAATTEFKTAYIDSSKLMTEYQEVKDIESKYKIKSEEKGKAFEGEIAQFQREVQSFQTNAAEKGQAWAQQKSGELQRREQQLQVKQQTIFQELQAESTKEMDSIVKKVKSHIADYAKKKNLDYVFNTEEASTVIYGKEEYNITEAIIKELNAKYQGSAAASTVDGKKEATPAVKEEK